The DNA region TAGTCGCTGAACATACCCCGCAGCGCCTGCTGGTAGGTGGAGGTCAGCGCCGCGCTGTCCTCGCGCTCCTCTTTCGGCTTGAGGGTGATGTTGAGGTTGGTGCCGCCCTGGGTTACCGACGCCTGCACGGTCTGCACCTCGGGCCTGGAGAGGAAGTAGCCTTCCAGGCGGCTCACGAGTTCGTTGCGGGTGTTCAGCGAGAGGCCGCTGGGCAGCCGCAGCCCGGCGCGCAGGGTGCCCGAGTCGGTGGACGGCGTGAACGTGAAATTCATGCGCGGCACGACGAGGAGCACGGTGGCGACGAGGAAGGCGGCGGCGATCAGGAGCACGCCCACGCTGTTTCTCAGGGCGCCGTCCAGACTGCGCGCGTACGCCTCGCGCACGACCGAGAGCCCCCGGTCGGTGATCCCGTGCAGGGTGGTCGTCAGCGCCTCCAGCACGGCGAGGAGAATGCCCCAGAGGTAGCGGACGGCGATCAGCGCCACGGGCAGGAGCAGCAGGCCCAGCAGGAGCAGCCTGCTTTCCGCCCGCGTCCAGATCAGGAAGGCGAGGCCAGCCGGGAGCACCCAGAACCACCACGCCCGCACCGAGGCGAGGCCCCAGCGCACGGCCTGGGGCAGCCGGGTAAAGGCGCTCGGCACGTCCCGCCAACCCAGCGGCTCGGCGTCCGGCGTGTACGCCATGCGGACGGTGAGGAAGAGCAGCGCCTCCAGCCACGAGAGGAGCACCGCCGCCGCGAGCCCGAGCGCGAACTGCCTGACGTACTCGCCGATGATGCCTCCCATGAAGCTCACCGGGATCAGGACGGCGAGCAGCGACAGCGAGGCGGCGGCGACCGCGCTGAAGACCTCCGACGCCCCGCGCAGCACCGACTGGAAGCGGTCGAAGCCCATCGCCCGGTAACGCTCGACGTTCTCCGCGACCACGATGGAGTCGTCGACCACGATGCCGATGGCGACGATCAGGGCGAGGAGCGAGACTTGGTTGAAGGTGAAGCCCATCAGCTTGTAGAGGATGGGCGCGGCGGCGAGCGAGATCGGGATGGCCGCGATGACCGTGAAGGCGGTGTTCAGCCGCCCCAGGAACAGCAGGGCGACGACCGCGACGACGAGCCCCGTCACCCACAACTCGTGAGTGGTGGACTCGATGCTCGAACGGATCGGGCCGGTCGTGTCGTTGCTGAAGGTGACCGTGTACCCGGTCGGCAACCGGGTCTGCGCGATGAGCGCCCGCACCCCGTCCACGACGGCGACGGCGTTGCTGCCGGAGGTCTGCTGGATGCTGACGAGGACGACGGGCAACCCGTTCACGCGCGTGACCCCGGTGGTGGTGGTGGCGTCCCGCACGCTCGCCACGTCCCCGACGCGCACGCCCCTCTCGGCGTCGAGAATCACGTTGGAGATGTCCTCCAGGCTGGTCAGCCGCGCGTTTGTCGTGTAGTTGAGGCTGTTGCCCTCGCGCGTCACCGTGCCGATGGACGAGCGGACGTTGCTGCCGCTGATCGCCGAGGACACGCTCTGTGGGTTCAGGCCGTAGGCAGCGAGCTTGTTGGGGTCGAGCAGCACCTCGATGTTGCGCTGCGACCCGCCGCTGAGTTCCACGTCCGCCACGCCCTCGACCCGCTGGAGGCTGGGGACGAGCTGGTCCTCCACGTAGTCGTACACGTCGGCCTGACTTGCGGTGCCGCCCGACACGCCGAACTCCAGGATGGCCTGCGCGTTCGGGTTGAAGGTGCGGACGCTGGGGCTTCCCGCGTCGTCGGGAAGCTGGCGGGTCGCGCCCGAGACCAGCGAGGCGACCTGATTGGCGGTGGCGTTCTGGTCGGTGCCGTCCTCAAGCTGGAGGGTGACGCGGCTGCTGCCCGTGCTGCTGGTCGAGCTGATCGAGGTGACGCCCGGCACCTGCGCGACCGCGCTCTCGATCACCTGCGT from Deinococcus aetherius includes:
- a CDS encoding efflux RND transporter permease subunit; amino-acid sequence: MIRNVGRKVFDRVNPVVGFSVARYVFAIGIFVGIVVFGFVAMRSLGVDLLPSVNIPVVNVSTSYPGASPTSVDEEVTQVIESAVAQVPGVTSISSTSSTGSSRVTLQLEDGTDQNATANQVASLVSGATRQLPDDAGSPSVRTFNPNAQAILEFGVSGGTASQADVYDYVEDQLVPSLQRVEGVADVELSGGSQRNIEVLLDPNKLAAYGLNPQSVSSAISGSNVRSSIGTVTREGNSLNYTTNARLTSLEDISNVILDAERGVRVGDVASVRDATTTTGVTRVNGLPVVLVSIQQTSGSNAVAVVDGVRALIAQTRLPTGYTVTFSNDTTGPIRSSIESTTHELWVTGLVVAVVALLFLGRLNTAFTVIAAIPISLAAAPILYKLMGFTFNQVSLLALIVAIGIVVDDSIVVAENVERYRAMGFDRFQSVLRGASEVFSAVAAASLSLLAVLIPVSFMGGIIGEYVRQFALGLAAAVLLSWLEALLFLTVRMAYTPDAEPLGWRDVPSAFTRLPQAVRWGLASVRAWWFWVLPAGLAFLIWTRAESRLLLLGLLLLPVALIAVRYLWGILLAVLEALTTTLHGITDRGLSVVREAYARSLDGALRNSVGVLLIAAAFLVATVLLVVPRMNFTFTPSTDSGTLRAGLRLPSGLSLNTRNELVSRLEGYFLSRPEVQTVQASVTQGGTNLNITLKPKEEREDSAALTSTYQQALRGMFSDYPDVRANIFSGGGFRGQGNSQSLTLVASNYDLLKRRAATAVNVLEQNGGVLSASSSLDNTTLENQFVPNPSLLAGTGLTASTVAQALGTYGNGSSGGNVEIGGVTYPVTVGLDPTYLQDDQSLLSLPIYSSSLQSTVTVGQLGGIVQASAPTSVQRTNRLYSLDLSVEPNPESGLTATQLEDQLTSALTQAGVIDNLVSVGTADRNSAFALGNRIGALGLQAFAISMLLVYLVMGAQFNSFRYPLYLLLPVPFAVAGAYWMIFLVGGTLDIFGVLGFLLLIGLSAKNAIIYLEFVVEQMQERPLREALIEASRLRFRPIIMTTLTILVISIPLLLNSGGASEFGKSLSIVIVGGITVSALMTFYVVPAAFSLFERGRAAKARPAPREAEADVPAPRPTLPQGANPAPGT